TTTCTACAACCGAGGTGTTAGGAGCCATTCGATTTTCTCGCCGAGATCTGGGAGATTTTATGATGCAAGATTCGAAGATCACCAACCCCACTTTCTTCAAGCTTGTTCTCTTTGCAAGAAGCGTCTCGGGGATAATAGTGACATCTTCATGTACAAGTTAGTTGCAGGCCCTAATTCCATCTTCTTACACCTCTCAATTACTTGATTAGTTTCCTTAATACAAATACTTGATTTGTTTCATCTTTTACCAGTCTTGATTATGATTCTTAAATCTAAAGATTTATTTTCCCCCTCTCCGCATTGCTTAGAAATTATTTCATGCCTCAGAATTGAGTATCAAGATTTAATGTGAATTTTGTTAGATCTCTATGTATTTTGTTCTGATTGGGGGTGTCAATTTAATTGCAGAGGGGACACGCCTTTTTGCAGCGAAGAGTGTAGACAAGAGCAAATGGAGAGAGACGAAGCCAAGGAGAAGAATAATAACCTTTCTTCTTCGATGAAGGCTTTGAGAAAAAAAGAGCAAAGAAATTCTGTCTCCCCAAACAAGACCCAAGATTACTCATTTCGTGCAGGGACGGTTGCTGCTGCTTAGTTGAAACTTGTATGGTGATTAGCTATTAAGAGGAAAGAAGAACGAAAAAAACAGTTTAACCGCTACAGCCTtctcaaaaaagaaaggaagaaaaaaaaggaggaaaaCAGATGAACAAAGGAAAGTAGAAGCCAAGTTCCAATCCAAGTTACTTTCTTTTCCTCGAAGAAGGGTCAAGAGAGAAGAGATCCCCCcctaaaaaaaaggatttttgtTCATGAAGCTGTATATGGTAATACGTGTAGAGAAGTTCGTTGCGTGTGGGATCCTCTCTCCCAATTGGCTCTTTTTcgggtttattttttataaaaaaaaacatatatatcaaTGTCTCTTAGTTACTTACTAGTACTATTTTATATGATGGTGTGGTGTCTAATAGTTTCAAAGTTTTAACGAAGAAACTGAATAGTACCAATTTAGTTGATATTTCTTTCCCTGATtccatttgtatatttttagcCTTTTATGTGGCATTtgatttaaatatgaaaatccAAGAAGGCAGAAAAAATGTACATGGACGGACTTTTATATGCCGTGGCTGTGGCCTGCAGGACGTGAAACACTATGCCACTAAGAAATTGGGAGAGTCACGTGGAATTTTGAGGTGTGAAACGAACTAGTATATGCCATTGATATTATAGAGAAGAAATAGACAATTAAGAAAAACCTTCTATCACTGTTtcgttttttatttgttaactaATGTCCTtgattcaagaaataaaaactgTGCTGTAACCATGTCTATAATTGAATCTTTGTTTTATGCGGGCGAGATCAGTGAAGCCTCACTAATACTGAGATCATTAATTAACAAATACTAGTATCAAAGTAACGAATTTAGAGGCTGTTAAGCcggatttaaaaaatgaaatgagagTGCTATTATTAACAAAGACACTTGTCTAGGAACACCAAACATATAGATCAGTTGCTAGTTTGAATATTGGGAATGTAATTGCTTTATCAGTTAGTGTCTAATTTGAGTTTTAAATATGCAAATCTAAGGGTAAACTTGCTTAGatttacatataataataaacatagtaCATTCTAAacttataaaaacataaataaacaacatatttaaaaaataatcaacagcttgacatatattttgtttacatAAACAATCATTTAAAGTATATACAGCATATAGACTCAATTTTATGGAGATTCTTGATATTTTCAGCGACTACAAGCATTTCTTAACAGGGTGCATCATGACTACCAAGTTATAACAACGGCCAAGCTTTAGTGGTTTGTGAGAATAAATACACTTGGGTAATGGCTCAAGACTTGCGATGGCCTTGGCACCTTGTGGAAGGGTGTtactaggtgcacctagcattatTGTTAGTGCACTCAGCACTTAAGGTGAAATgacgaaaatatttttaatccgtaagtcatttaaatttaatcgCAAAAGTTTtaaggatcaacttgatccgtaagctttttacggatcaacttgatccgtaagacttctatggatcaagttgatccgtattgtTCCATAAAAgacttatggatcaagttgattcgtatcAACTTTACAGATCAATGTGATCCGTATGATTTACAGATCACCCTCACACACACCCATCACAAATGCGAAAAAAGCATAAGAACagttttagtattttaataaaatgctAGGTGTAACTAGCAACACACCTTGTGGAATTAGCTGTTGTTCTTGCCCAAGTCCATCATCAATTACCCAAGGCCGTATCCAACACTAGGTTGAGGCTTCTACAAACTCAACTTTTGTATTTGTTCAATCACAATATCAGGTTTATTATAATCTACCTCAAACTCATTTGATATTCTCTTTTCTTGCAGGCAAAAAACATGtaatataaatcttttttttttctttgattcgAATAGATAAATAATAGATTATGTGATGAATAAATACTATTCCCTTCGTTTTTCGTTCTTATTTATAAgatctaatttaaaataatatttatttcattttataacaCACAACCTAAATTTCTTAACAGTGAAATGAATTTAAAGTTTATGATTAGggctcaaatatatttttagtgtcTCAAATGTAGGtcatattttttgtcttttaaatttaaagttatttttttagtctttaaaattcataaaatattcttttttaatcctTCTCTATAATATgagttaaatataaaataagaaatttatgatttgtaacaattttgattgtcaaaatttgattttttattttattttaaagtacatttttttgttgttttaaatgGCTAGAatcaagtcaataaaaaataatttttagtccttttacACAATTTAAGTCAAATATAGAATACTGAGATTCACAATTTTTGTCATTGTTGATAatcaaaatttaactttttattttatatttaaaacaacGGGTTGTGAAAGTTAAAAAGTATCATAATCaagtcattaaaaaaaattaaaacccattaattactttaaaaattactttgattttttattgacttgacTCTGGTAGTCTAAAATTGccaaaaaattatactttaaaatataaaatagaaaatcaaaatttgatagTGAAAAAATGACAGAAATTAtgaatcttttatttattttttgactcACTTTACATAAtgactaaaaaaacattttatgaatttcaggataaaaaaataactttaaatatggaaaactaaaaaagtgacttatatttaaaagactaaaaacatatttaagttttgTTATAAACTTTAAATTCATCCCACTATtaagtataattatttaattcatatttattCATCTCCCTCTTATAACATATATCTTAAAGTCAAAATTTAAGAtacaaagaaataaagaaataatattatagaATTTGGTTTAAGTTGAGGGCATGCTGTTTATGAATGTTTTTTCTGCTAGCATTTGAATATTACATGCATAGAGTTTTCAGAGCTCAAATTCAAACAATCTTTTTAGTTAGATAAAAAtgtttaagaaaagtaaaaccgTAAAAGACTCATC
The nucleotide sequence above comes from Glycine soja cultivar W05 chromosome 11, ASM419377v2, whole genome shotgun sequence. Encoded proteins:
- the LOC114373626 gene encoding FCS-Like Zinc finger 2-like → MAGGSIKRHSFSEEDHGFASSMEPGYSGHNHHFHHGFVSRTLGYGTFYNRGVRSHSIFSPRSGRFYDARFEDHQPHFLQACSLCKKRLGDNSDIFMYKGDTPFCSEECRQEQMERDEAKEKNNNLSSSMKALRKKEQRNSVSPNKTQDYSFRAGTVAAA